Proteins co-encoded in one Euwallacea fornicatus isolate EFF26 chromosome 34, ASM4011564v1, whole genome shotgun sequence genomic window:
- the LOC136348707 gene encoding trypsin-7-like, whose translation MVKCFKCYCVIFISLVAICNSIPRHFNRHRIFRLNYENPLRIIGGSPANIEDYSYQVLLMIDDLPNCGGSIITENFVLTAAHCIYDVDPRHLTIRAGSANRTTGGQVVGITYAYFPDTFNIDTYDYDIAILQLATPLVLNEQVGAINLPSPDYDIVQGEIATATGWGQTDPDDSTLPVILQKVELPEIVTQTCRNYYGSLITNRMFCAGYKEGGKDTCLGDSGGPLAANGYLLGITSWGSDRCAQSGSPGVFTKVAYFREYIDDILSSADRSKVRFKERLSNKFIF comes from the exons ATGGTGAAATGCTTCAAGTGCTActgtgtcatttttattagtttagtGGCGATAT GCAACTCCATTCCGAGGCACTTCAACCGACATCGCATATTTCGCCTGAACTATGAGAATCCGCTTCGCATAATCGGAGGTAGTCCTGCGAATATCGAGGACTATTCCTACCAAGTACTGCTGATGATCGATGATCTCCCTAATTGCGGGGGATCCATTATAACGGAAAACTTTGTCCTTACCGCTGCGCACTGCATTTACGA CGTGGATCCTCGTCATCTGACCATTAGAGCGGGATCGGCAAACAGAACCACGGGAGGACAGGTCGTTGGGATTACCTACGCTTACTTTCCAGATACTTTCAATATCGACACCTACGACTATGACATAGCCATTTTGCAATTGGCAACACCCTTA GTTCTCAATGAGCAAGTAGGGGCCATAAATTTACCTAGCCCAGACTACGATATCGTACAGGGAGAGATTGCTACAGCAACTGGATGGGGTCAAACAGATCCAGATGATTCCACTCTGCCGGTAATTTTACAG AAAGTGGAACTTCCAGAAATTGTAACTCAAACATGTAGAAATTATTACGGCTCGCTTATCACCAATCGAATGTTCTGCGCAGGTTACAAGGAAGGCGGAAAAGACACATGTTTA GGCGACTCTGGTGGACCTTTGGCCGCCAACGGTTACTTGCTTGGAATCACCTCCTGGGGTTCGGATAGGTGCGCCCAATCGGGTTCTCCTGGTGTCTTTACCAAGGTGGCTTACTTCAGGGAATACATCGATGATATTCTTAGTTCTGCCGATCGCAGCAAAGTTCGTTTTAAGGAACGAttgagtaataaatttatcttttaa
- the IA-2 gene encoding receptor-type tyrosine-protein phosphatase N2: protein MPWPGPQLRIILLLLILAVVGPPGLRAEANVGCLFSERICQEDEWCHNDFAFGQCLSVEGFYDEESIYRYSLSEQELHDLSKELRRLFALGYRWGHSYTQCRLQGMLYALREEMDFDLDSCIEFSDNDLEGALRAMEGQEELDPQEVAIIKYTPSVDNPHANFADEVYYPPMEQSRQQEKLRRKILGPGKGIDLDIPDPLLEYTVSKRTWLPQMRRRAVTPFFDGRYGIPKYRRSDTDEELPDSMEFLHEHEGEIAGPRERFLESNAGVEDVTEEEMYPLIKLLTQLQMSPREVKQYLSPANYKKLSKMIALAGSENEPPNEVLLRELIAMKSTNDLPQQLGPDERFTITYNTPDGFRNGWESRDSLLLDEDLPEPRIYFDEDDEAIPAEHGSGVPEEIFTERKFEFLGPRNEVFRELKQKQQEEDESFNRKWKGKPMLYSEGGSEPEGYEDFGSQQDREIALRDDLSVWDRYNMGFKRPERLDVKKPGPPFDPAITEPASKGANEISKKDIIPSMMKKEPRGVNPNPGFSEGVRLSAKEGDCQYVHVEFKDSVKDWKQGMEIIWNIFNLLHLEKKDFTDSQVHSGAKSVSFKVLPNNNRGFDAGEVARHIGDMKDEINRLWGLEITSVGIGNKDKMEDVFFMKINQENQLIVVSLVCGVLIALILATIVLTFIRRHVKSKEKMQGLARPDTEASKDYQDLCRARMATKGQSAEGSTHDKGRITSLSRESEQSPSSRSSTSSWSEEPALHNMDISTGHMVLSYMEDHLKNKDRLDQEWVALCAYVAEPCETSVALKKENIGKNRYPEVVPYDHARVVLNELSNASASDYINASSITDHDPRNPAYIATQGPLPQTAPDFWQLIWEQGAVVIVMLSRLTEGGAAMCHRYWPEEGSEVYHIYEVHLVSEHIWCDDYLVRSFYLKNVKTGETRTVTQFHFLSWPEAGVPASTKALLEFRRKVNKSYRGRSCPIVVHCSDGAGRTGTYCLIDMVLSRMAKGAKEIDIAATLEHLRDQRPRMVATKQQFEFVLTAVAEEVHAILKALPPQPSPLPQPPLDK from the exons ATGCCGTGGCCAGGGCCACAACTGCGAATTATATTGCTGCTGCTCATTCTAGCTGTGGTGGGCCCCCCCGGACTGCGGGCCGAAGCCAATGTTG GATGTCTGTTTAGCGAGCGAATTTGCCAAGAAGACGAATGGTGCCATAATG ATTTCGCATTTGGGCAATGCTTATCTGTGGAGGGATTTTACGACGAGGAAAGCATTTACAG ATACAGCCTCTCGGAACAAGAATTGCACGACTTGAGCAAAGAACTACGAAGACTCTTCGCCCTCGGGTACCGCTGGGGCCATTCCTACACTCAATGCAGACTTCAGGGGATGCTATACGCGCTTAGAGAGGA GATGGATTTCGATTTGGACTCCTGTATCGAATTCTCCGATAACGATCTCGAAGGAGCCCTGCGGGCCATGGAGGGTCAGGAAGAGCTAGACCCCCAGGAAGTGGCGATAATCAAGTACACTCCAAGCGTGGACAATCCCCATGCGAACTTCGCTGACGAGGTGTACTACCCTCCAATGGAGCAATCCAGACAACAAGAGAAGTtaagaaggaaaattttgGGACCTGGGAAGGGGATTGACT TGGACATACCGGACCCGCTACTAGAGTACACCGTGTCCAAAAGAACGTGGCTGCCGCAAATGCGCCGCAGGGCCGTAACGCCCTTTTTCGACGGACG ATATGGAATCCCAAAATATCGCCGGTCCGATACCGATGAAGAGCTTCCAGACTCCATGGAATTTCTTCACGAACACGAGGGCGAAATCGCGGGGCCCAGAGAAAGATTTCTGGAAAGTAACGCGGGCGTGGAAGATGTCACCGAGGAAGAGATGTACCCGCTAATTAAGCTGCTCACTCAGCTCCAG atgtCTCCCAGAGAAGTAAAACAATACCTCAGCCCAGCTAATTATAAAAAGTTATCCAAGATGATCGCACTGGCGGGATCAGAGAACGAACCTCCCAACGAGGTTTTGTTGAGAGAGTTGATCGCCATGAAATCCACTAACGACCTACCACAACAACTGGGGCCTGATGAAAGATTCACTATCACTTACAACACTCCGGATGGATTTAGGAATGGTTGGGAGTCTCGGGATTCGTTGCTCTTGGACGAAGATTTGCCGGAACCCAGGATTTACTTCGACGAGGACGATGAAGCCATACCTGCGGAGCACGGGAGCGGTGTTCCAGAGGAGATTTTCACTGAGAGGAAGTTCGAGTTTTTAGGACCTAGGAACGAAGTATTCAGGGAACTGAAGCAGAAGCAGCAAGAGGAGGACGAGAGCTTCAACCGCAAATGGAAGGGGAAGCCGATGCTGTATTCGGAGGGTGGGTCGGAACCAGAGGGATATGAGGATTTTG GAAGCCAGCAGGACCGAGAAATTGCACTGAGGGACGATTTGAGTGTCTGGGACCGATACAATATGGGATTTAAACGGCCTGAAAGACTGGATGTGAAGAAACCCGGACCGCCCTTCGATCCGGCTATAACGGAACCAGCTtcaaaag GTGCTAACGAAATATCGAAAAAGGATATTATTCCGTCGATGATGAAGAAAGAGCCTCGTGGTGTAAACCCGAATCCAGGATTCTCAGAAGGGGTGCGCCTGAGTGCTAAAGAAGGGGATTGTCAGTATGTTCACGTCGAGTTTAAGGACTCTGTGAAGGATTGGAAACAGGGCATGGAAATCATTTGGAACATCTTTAATCTGTTACATTTGGAGAAGAAAGACTTCACCGATTCTCA AGTTCACTCGGGAGCCAAATCGGTCTCGTTCAAGGTTCTACCAAACAACAATCGAGGGTTTGATGCTGGGGAGGTTGCCCGCCATATTG GAGATATGAAGGATGAAATAAACAGATTATGGGGGCTAGAGATCACCTCGGTAGGCATTGGCAATAAG GACAAGATGGAGGACGTCTTCTTTATGAAAATCAACCAGGAAAACCAGTTGATTGTGGTCTCGCTTGTTTGCGGTGTCCTCATCGCCCTCATTCTGGCCACCATCGTCCTGACTTTCATCAGGCGCCACGTCAAGTCCAAAGAGAAGATGCAGGGGCTGGCCAGGCCGGACACGGAGGCCAGCAAAGACTATCAAGATTTATGTAGGGCGAGAATGGCCACGAAGGGACAATCCGCTGAAGGATCCACGCATGACAAAG GTCGAATTACTTCATTGTCCCGTGAATCAGAGCAAAGCCCCTCCAGTCGATCCAGCACGTCTTCATGGAGTGAGGAGCCTGCGCTACACAACATGGATATTTCCACAG GGCACATGGTATTGAGTTATATGGAAGATCACCTAAAGAACAAAGATAGGTTGGATCAGGAATGGGTAGCTCTGTGCGCGTACGTGGCTGAGCCATGTGAGACTTCCGTGGCACTGAAGAAAGAGAATATAGGCAAGAACCGGTACCCGGAAGTTGTGCCCTATGACCACGCAAGGGTGGTACTCAATGAGCTCTCTAATGCTAGTGCATCGGACTATATCAACGCTTCAAGTATTACCGATCATGATCCTAG AAATCCAGCTTATATCGCCACCCAAGGACCACTTCCGCAAACAGCCCCCGACTTTTGGCAATTAATTTGGGAACAGGGCGCAGTTGTTATCGTCATGCTTTCGCGATTGACCGAAGGGGGAGCTGCGATGTGTCATCGTTATTGGCCAGAAGAAG GTTCAGAAGTTTACCACATCTACGAAGTGCACTTGGTAAGCGAGCACATCTGGTGCGACGACTATCTGGTGAGGAGCTTCTacttgaaaaatgtgaaaaccgGCGAGACCAGAACGGTGACTCAGTTCCATTTCCTCTCGTGGCCGGAAGCGGGTGTACCAGCATCGACCAAAGCTCTCTTGGAATTTAG GCGAAAGGTGAATAAGTCGTACCGAGGCCGATCTTGTCCCATAGTGGTACACTGCAGTGATGGCGCCGGACGTACGGGCACGTATTGCCTCATCGATATGGTGCTAAGTCGAATGGCGAAGGGGGCTAAGGAGATCGATATTGCGGCCACATTGGAACATTTGCGGGATCAAAGGCCGAGAATG GTCGCTACGAAACAGCAATTTGAATTCGTTCTCACCGCAGTTGCGGAGGAGGTCCACGCCATCTTGAAAGCTCTTCCTCCGCAGCCTTCGCCCCTGCCGCAACCCCCTCTGGACAAATAA
- the LOC136348604 gene encoding uncharacterized protein encodes MNEWERDWEKYEGWAKTFIPRIRAWYECEWTKSGYMLAQVFTGHGVFGKHLKRIRVERSAECWFCSEREDTPEHTLWMCPEWESYRAEAKVGGLDLNRSTIGNELVESKSEWIAFEGLIEKILRAKIVKENERKKSGVRNLVRT; translated from the coding sequence ATGAACGAGTGGGAGCGGGACTGGGAGAAGTATGAGGGTTGGGCAAAGACCTTCATACCCCGGATCCGTGCGTGGTACGAGTGCGAATGGACGAAGAGTGGATACATGTTGGCTCAGGTTTTCACCGGACACGGCGTGTTCGGGAAACACCTGAAGCGGATACGAGTGGAGAGAAGTGCCGAATGTTGGTTTTGTAGCGAAAGGGAGGACACaccggagcacacgctgtggaTGTGTCCGGAGTGGGAGAGCTATCGCGCTGAGGCAAAGGTGGGGGGACTCGATCTAAACCGAAGTACGATAGGGAACGAGCTGGTTGAAAGTAAGAGCGAGTGGATAGCGTTTGAGGGCCTGATAGAGAAGATCTTGAGGGCCAAGATTGTAAAAGAGAACGAGAGGAAGAAGAGTGGGGTGCGGAACCTTGTCCGTACCTAG